The following DNA comes from Marinilactibacillus sp. Marseille-P9653.
ACGAATTAATTAATTGATTTATGAGTTGTTCTCGTCAAATAAAAAACCTCATCCGATTAGGTGCTGACCCCCAAAAGTTAGAGTTTTAATATTATGCAGCCGACTGGCTGGCTTGAGTTCGGTATTCTACTGGATTTAAGCCAGCCAGTTTTTTCTTTCTACGAGTGGTATTGTACCACTCAATATATTCTTCAATCTGTTCTCTTAGTTCTTCATAGCTTACTTTAGGTTCTCCGTGATACATTTCTTGCTTCATAATCCCAAAAAAGTTTTCTATAACGGCATTATCAGAACAGGTTGCTTTACGAGACATGCTCTGGAAGATTTTATTCTGTTTTAATAAATTTACCCATTTTTTATGTTGATAGTGCCACCCTTGATCGGAATGAATCGTAGTGCGAACAGTAGCTTTTTGCTTTATCGTTTTAATAGCTTCTTTTAAAGGTTCCATTGCTAAATCTAAAACAGGACGCTTATTAATACTGTAAGAAATAATTTCACCATTATACAAATCTACTATGGGATTAAAATAAAGTTTTTGATCTCCAGTACATTTAAATTCAGTGATATCAGTCACTAGTTTCTGTAAAGGAATTGACGTATTAAACCGGCGGTTTAACTTGTTCTTGGCAACTTTTCCTACAGTTCCTTTGTAAGAGTTATATTTTCGAGTCTTACGTGTGAATTTAATACATTTCAACCCTAACTCCTTCATTAAGCGATAGACCTTTTTATGGTTGATTACTATTCCAGCGTCATTCAATTCGTCCGTGATTCGCTTATATCCGTAACGCTCTTTGGATTGATAGAATATATCAGTAATCTGTTCTTTTAAAGACAAATCGTAATCTTCTGCGCCTGTTCGTTTTATATGATAATGGTACGTAGCCTCAGGAATGCCCACAACTTTAAAAATATCTTTCAATCTATATCCTTCTTTTTTGAGCTCAAATGCCAACCTTGTTTGTGCTCTGCGAGGAAGGCATTTGGATTCTCCTCGTAAGCTTTTACCTTTTTTAAATAAGCGTTCTCTAACCTAAGAAGTTCATTCTCACGCTCTAGCTCTTGTTCTCTAGACATACTCTGACTCTTATTCACTTTTGTTTTTTTAGGTAATTTAGACATAGAAGGTCGTCCCTTTTTTTTAGGTTTCAGGCCTTCTATCCCTTCTTTGTTAAAAGCTTGATTCCAATTCGCAATAACAGAAAGTTCTCTGATTCCGAAGGAATTAGCCGTTTCTTGGTAGGAAGAACCTGTTCGTTTCATAAATTGTAATACATCTAATTTGAAATGAACAGGATAGACTTCTTTCGATTTCTTTGGGCTTAATCCTTCTTTTCCATAAGTTTTATAAAGGTTGGTCCATCTTCTAATAGGAGAAGAATCTGGTATACCGTACTTTTTAGCTAGTGATTTATATCCCAATTTGCCATTTTCGTATTCTTTTACAAGTTTTAATTTGAATTCTTGACTATATTTCGCCATGTAAAAAGCCCCCAAAAGTTAGAATGTTACTCTAACTTTTGGGGGTCGGTACATTAAGGACACCAACGAGGGCTTTTACTTTGTCTATTCTATCTTAGCAATGCATTCCAAGTATTCGGTCTAGCAAGACCATCCGCTGCAAGATGATTGTCTTGCAGCGGATGTTTTAACTGCTGCTTGAAGTCCTGGTTCAAATACTCCATCGAACCCTTTTATGTCATAACCTTTAGACATCAGGATACCTTGAACAACTCTTACGATGTTTCCGATATCTCCACGTCTTACAACTCTACAAGCCTTACGTGTAGCCGGACCAGATAAAAGTCATCGACAACCAATTTTGCATTGTTTGTTCAACTCAATTTGTAACGCCCCTACAGCAGCTTTATGCTTCAGTGGATCATGTCTGTTGTCAAGTTCAATATCAAATCCGTAGTTAGCTTTCAACCCATTCTGGAAATTATATACTGGCCCTACGTATCTATCCGGTAATCCTTCTTTGTTTGTATTCGTTTAACATAGTAAGAGTATCAATCAATGGTTTGTTGCTCTCATCAATCTTTTTTCGAAGCAATCTATTTTCCTTCTCAATTCTTCTTTCCTTTGCTTTGCCGATTGTCTTTTGGTAAACCCACATCAACGAACTACCGATTGTAATAATTGCTGTAATGAAAGCTGCAAAACTCTGAACATTTCCAAATATTATATATAGGCTCATTGGCTCTCCCCTTTCTGATTTTGTGTAAAGAAAAAGAGTAGCCGGATTGGCTACTCTCTATTGCTATATTTAAACTTCATCCATTAATTCTGCTGTATATACAATCAATAAAGTCAATCCATTGTCATGAATCAAACCTTCATATCCATCTTTATCATAAATGTTCCATATATACTTAATAGAATCATGGATTTCTTTACGATCTTCTCGATCAAAATGACTCATTGTGAAGTCACTGTATTTTCTACAATGTTCTTCTTCTAGCCAGTCTACAACGTCTTCCTCTTTGATATGTTGTTTTACTTCATTAGTCGAATGGAATATTTCGTGATCTATCATGATTGATAACTGTTGTATAAAACTAATGAAGGCTGATGATCTAGTGATAATCAACACCTCCTACTTAATTTAATATGACATTATCATAATATCTATAGCGAGCAAAAGTATAACGCTCTTTATATTATAAAATTTGTAAAGAAAAAGAGCAGTTGCTATTGGCTACTCCATTTAAAAATACTTTTCAATTCTTCTAATCCCACGGTTAGTTCCTTTTGAGCTTCTATATGAAATACTCTAATGCAATAACCGGCTGGTATTTCTTCAAAGCCTTCAACCCTAACCATTCGATATCTCAAACCTTCAAACCTTTCATGTGGAGATTCTAACATGAATTGGCCTCCAATTTTAATTTCGTATTGTTTATTGATATTTTCTCCTGTAACGAAAACTTTAATACTCGAAATCTTATCAGCTTTATCTCTAATGATAGTTGCAGTGGTTACTGTTTGGCTCACTTCAATCCCTCTTTAAATAACATGTTTTATTTTACAGTATTTACTATACTATAAAATGGGAATTTGAAGCATGTATTATGCTTATTAAACTAGACAAGCTTATTCGCCTGTTTCCGTAAACCATACAGCCATTTTATCGCGCTCTGCCTGTTCATAATCATTTTGAGTCATATTTGCAAAATCCATGTCTTTCAAAGTCGCTCCATTATTAAACTCTGATTTAATTGATTTTAATACCATTTCTATTATGCATTCTTCTCTTCTTTATTATTTTCAAGCACTTCTTCCAGCTGATCCATTAATGTATCAAATGAAATGTCACTGAACTGTTTATCTTTCTCAGTTATAATTTGTCTTTGTCTAATTTTTTATAGAACGCTTTGTGCTTAGTGTCATAGGTCAAAACATCTA
Coding sequences within:
- a CDS encoding IS3 family transposase; this encodes MAFELKKEGYRLKDIFKVVGIPEATYHYHIKRTGAEDYDLSLKEQITDIFYQSKERYGYKRITDELNDAGIVINHKKVYRLMKELGLKCIKFTRKTRKYNSYKGTVGKVAKNKLNRRFNTSIPLQKLVTDITEFKCTGDQKLYFNPIVDLYNGEIISYSINKRPVLDLAMEPLKEAIKTIKQKATVRTTIHSDQGWHYQHKKWVNLLKQNKIFQSMSRKATCSDNAVIENFFGIMKQEMYHGEPKVSYEELREQIEEYIEWYNTTRRKKKLAGLNPVEYRTQASQSAA
- a CDS encoding helix-turn-helix domain-containing protein, translated to MAKYSQEFKLKLVKEYENGKLGYKSLAKKYGIPDSSPIRRWTNLYKTYGKEGLSPKKSKEVYPVHFKLDVLQFMKRTGSSYQETANSFGIRELSVIANWNQAFNKEGIEGLKPKKKGRPSMSKLPKKTKVNKSQSMSREQELERENELLRLENAYLKKVKAYEENPNAFLAEHKQGWHLSSKKKDID